The Streptomyces achromogenes genome window below encodes:
- a CDS encoding type IV toxin-antitoxin system AbiEi family antitoxin domain-containing protein, translating to MLRDRTDSRAALWRTAAGQRGYFTAAQALEAGYSYQAQRYHAQHGNWLVIDRALYRFREFNDLPGEGDEQLVRWSLWSKGRAVVSHATALAVHDLGTANPSRIHLTVPHGFRQKSDAVILHRAELAESDVEDRTGYRVTAPLRAIAECAADGDDQDVIDGAVADALEQGIVTRRKLLNAAQLLGARAELGVERALVALT from the coding sequence GTGCTCAGAGACCGTACGGACAGTCGCGCAGCTCTTTGGCGGACCGCCGCCGGGCAGCGTGGCTATTTCACCGCCGCGCAGGCGCTCGAAGCCGGCTATTCCTACCAGGCTCAGCGCTATCACGCTCAGCACGGCAACTGGCTGGTGATCGACCGAGCCCTCTACCGGTTCCGGGAGTTCAACGACCTGCCGGGTGAGGGAGATGAGCAGTTGGTGCGCTGGTCGCTGTGGAGCAAGGGGAGGGCGGTCGTCTCGCACGCCACCGCCCTCGCCGTCCATGACCTCGGTACGGCCAACCCCTCCCGTATCCACCTCACTGTGCCGCACGGCTTCCGCCAGAAGTCAGATGCGGTGATCCTGCACCGTGCGGAGCTGGCGGAGTCGGACGTCGAGGATCGGACGGGGTACCGGGTGACGGCCCCGCTGCGCGCGATCGCGGAGTGCGCGGCGGACGGTGACGATCAGGACGTGATTGACGGGGCCGTGGCCGACGCACTGGAGCAGGGCATCGTGACCCGTCGAAAGCTGCTGAACGCGGCTCAACTGCTGGGAGCGCGTGCCGAACTGGGCGTGGAGCGGGCATTGGTGGCGCTGACGTGA
- a CDS encoding acyl carrier protein: MAATQEEIVAGLADIVNEIAGIPVEDVQLDKSFTDDLDVDSLSMVEVVVAAEERFDVKIPDEDVKNLKTVGDATSYILKHQA, encoded by the coding sequence ATGGCCGCCACTCAGGAAGAGATCGTCGCCGGTCTCGCCGACATCGTGAACGAGATCGCCGGCATCCCGGTTGAGGACGTCCAGCTGGACAAGTCCTTCACCGACGACCTGGACGTCGACTCGCTGTCCATGGTCGAGGTCGTCGTCGCCGCCGAAGAGCGCTTCGACGTCAAGATCCCGGACGAGGACGTCAAGAACCTCAAGACCGTCGGCGACGCGACGAGCTACATCCTCAAGCACCAGGCCTGA
- a CDS encoding class I SAM-dependent DNA methyltransferase — protein sequence MAATTKKTAEKSPGTSQARLASLIKSARDTMRKDAGMNGDLDRLPQLSWLLFLKAFDERVEEEGEALDPDGYRRAIEEPYHWGGWATNPDFSGEELKTFVNEKLIPHLAGLVGDNADDPRNVISTIFKNVVNRMQSGTLLRDLVNIVNQIHFVSTDDIHTMAFVYESILKEMRDAAGDSGEFYTPRPVNRFMVQQSFLDLKDSILDPASGTGGFLVQAYEELKGQVNTDTQRRRLHKNIRGIEKKPLPYLLGAMNLLLHGIDAPHVRRDNALLAMRNSNASDKADVVLTNPPFGAAEEATVVKAFPEGFRIQETSWLFLYSILDQLKLGGRCAIVLPNGNLSADRENSIGAKIKKKLMKDCHLHTIVRLPSGVFAPYTQIPSNILFFEKTGPTQEVWFYEIPLPEGRRGYTKTKPMRFEEFQSCADWWGGKQREGRQVGEHAWVVPASEIAASGFNLDIANPHVGDELAHQTPEELVDELLKTETEILEVLKVLRAGLGEQA from the coding sequence ATGGCAGCGACCACGAAGAAAACGGCGGAGAAGTCCCCCGGTACCTCCCAGGCGCGCCTCGCGTCCCTGATCAAGTCCGCGCGCGACACGATGCGCAAGGACGCGGGGATGAACGGTGACCTGGACCGTTTGCCCCAGCTCTCCTGGCTGCTCTTCCTCAAGGCGTTCGACGAGCGCGTCGAGGAGGAGGGCGAGGCTCTTGACCCGGACGGGTACCGGCGGGCAATCGAGGAGCCGTATCACTGGGGAGGCTGGGCCACCAACCCTGACTTCAGCGGTGAGGAGCTGAAGACGTTCGTCAACGAGAAGCTCATCCCGCACCTGGCGGGACTGGTCGGCGACAATGCGGACGACCCGCGCAACGTCATCTCGACCATCTTCAAGAACGTCGTCAACCGCATGCAGTCCGGCACGCTGCTGCGGGATTTGGTCAACATCGTCAACCAGATCCACTTCGTCTCGACCGACGACATCCACACCATGGCATTCGTCTACGAGTCGATCCTCAAAGAGATGCGGGACGCGGCCGGCGACTCGGGTGAGTTCTACACGCCACGTCCGGTCAACCGCTTCATGGTTCAGCAGTCCTTTCTCGACCTCAAAGATTCGATCCTTGACCCGGCGAGCGGGACGGGTGGTTTCCTGGTCCAGGCGTACGAGGAGCTGAAGGGGCAGGTCAACACCGATACCCAGCGCAGGCGGCTGCACAAGAACATCCGGGGCATCGAGAAGAAGCCGCTGCCGTATCTGCTGGGTGCGATGAACCTGCTGCTGCACGGGATCGACGCACCGCATGTCCGGCGCGACAACGCGCTGCTGGCCATGCGGAATTCCAATGCATCGGACAAGGCGGACGTGGTCCTCACCAATCCCCCCTTCGGGGCTGCAGAGGAAGCGACGGTTGTTAAAGCCTTCCCGGAGGGTTTCCGTATCCAGGAGACCTCGTGGCTCTTCCTGTACTCGATCCTGGACCAACTAAAGCTGGGCGGCCGGTGCGCGATCGTCCTGCCCAACGGAAATCTCTCTGCCGACAGGGAGAACTCCATCGGCGCCAAGATCAAGAAGAAGTTGATGAAGGACTGCCACCTTCACACCATCGTCCGCCTCCCGTCGGGAGTTTTCGCGCCCTACACTCAGATCCCGTCGAACATCCTCTTCTTCGAGAAGACCGGTCCCACGCAGGAGGTCTGGTTCTACGAGATCCCGCTGCCAGAGGGCCGCCGCGGTTACACCAAGACGAAACCGATGCGGTTCGAGGAGTTCCAGTCCTGTGCAGACTGGTGGGGTGGCAAGCAGCGCGAGGGGCGGCAGGTTGGCGAACACGCGTGGGTCGTCCCGGCGTCGGAAATTGCTGCCTCCGGCTTCAACCTCGATATCGCCAACCCGCATGTGGGGGACGAACTGGCGCACCAGACGCCGGAGGAGTTGGTGGACGAGCTACTGAAGACGGAGACGGAGATCCTGGAGGTTCTGAAGGTGCTGCGGGCGGGGCTGGGAGAGCAGGCATGA
- a CDS encoding ketoacyl-ACP synthase III, translated as MAKIKPSKGSPYARILGVGGYRPTRVVPNEVILETIDSSDEWIRSRSGIETRHWANDEETVAAMSVEASGKAIADAGITAEQIGAVVVSTVSHFKQTPAVATEIADKLGTNKAAAFDISAGCAGFGYGLTLAKGMVVEGSAEYVLVIGVERLSDLTDLEDRATAFLFGDGAGAVVVGPSDEPHIGPTVWGSEGDKSETIKQTVPWNEFHIGDVTNLPLDSKGNVKFPAITQEGQAVFRWAVFEMAKVAKEALDAAGITADELDVFIPHQANERIIDSMVKTLKLPETVTVARDVRTTGNTSAASIPLAMERLLATGQAKSGDTALVIGFGAGLVYAATVVTLP; from the coding sequence ATGGCGAAGATCAAGCCCAGTAAGGGCTCCCCGTACGCGCGGATCCTCGGCGTCGGCGGCTACCGGCCGACCCGGGTGGTGCCCAACGAGGTGATCCTGGAGACGATCGACTCGTCCGACGAATGGATCCGCTCGCGCTCCGGCATCGAGACCCGGCACTGGGCGAACGACGAGGAGACCGTCGCCGCCATGTCGGTCGAGGCGTCCGGCAAGGCGATCGCCGACGCCGGGATCACCGCCGAGCAGATCGGCGCGGTGGTCGTCTCGACCGTCTCGCACTTCAAGCAGACCCCGGCCGTGGCGACCGAGATCGCCGACAAGCTCGGCACGAACAAGGCCGCCGCGTTCGACATCTCGGCCGGCTGCGCGGGCTTCGGCTACGGCCTGACCCTCGCCAAGGGCATGGTGGTGGAGGGTTCCGCCGAGTACGTGCTCGTCATCGGCGTGGAACGGCTGTCCGACCTGACCGACCTGGAGGACCGTGCGACGGCCTTCCTGTTCGGTGACGGCGCGGGCGCGGTCGTCGTCGGTCCGTCCGACGAACCGCACATCGGCCCGACCGTGTGGGGCTCGGAGGGCGACAAGTCCGAGACCATCAAGCAGACCGTGCCGTGGAACGAGTTCCACATCGGGGACGTGACCAACCTCCCGCTCGACAGCAAGGGCAACGTCAAGTTCCCGGCGATCACGCAGGAGGGCCAGGCGGTCTTCCGCTGGGCCGTGTTCGAGATGGCGAAGGTCGCCAAGGAGGCGCTGGACGCCGCCGGCATCACCGCCGACGAACTGGACGTCTTCATCCCGCACCAGGCCAACGAGCGGATCATCGACTCGATGGTGAAGACTCTCAAACTGCCGGAGACGGTCACGGTCGCCCGTGACGTGCGCACCACCGGCAACACCTCGGCCGCCTCGATCCCGCTCGCGATGGAGCGGCTCCTGGCGACCGGTCAGGCGAAGAGCGGCGACACCGCGCTCGTCATCGGATTCGGGGCGGGTCTCGTCTACGCCGCCACTGTCGTTACCCTCCCCTAG
- the hsdR gene encoding EcoAI/FtnUII family type I restriction enzme subunit R — MGIDAYQLNEDETCKRFVLPALRAAGWSEKQIRPQYRINDGRLVPTRRRHKRGAALAADYVLEYIPDVPIAVVEAKRYRLSEENGVEQARRYARKLGLSFAYATNGRNIVEIDFSGDRPAIRSVDRFPSPGDLWARFLRDQGVRGTEAGEELMSAPYDYTLRNTDNSVKRPRYYQRVAITRALAALARDERRILLVLATGTGKTMLALQLVARLSKAPGAFGGRKPRVLYLADRNMLVDDPKDRYFLPVFGEDDVHKIGGGEAKRGRKIYFALYQSLEQGEAQAELFREYEPDYFDLVIVDECHRGSASSDSRWRKVLEHFKPAVQIGLTATPIRDSGKKTDTFEYFGNPVYTYSLRDGIEDGFLSPYRVRRVRLNVDVEGYRPEPGKKDVYGREIPDDLYGPKEFERVMVILERTETAAHYLIDYLRKNAEDRRLGKTLVFCENNEHAGRMRTALHNIASEEVAVLPDFVKRITSADVSDAGESLEEFRKADSSQPVIAVTSKLLSTGVDLPAVRNVVLFRRMASMPEFKQVIGRGTRLCPEIGKESFDIIDFVEATRLFEDKAFDGPPLKLLQETADEQGALVDVEDITPPAEEAGDDGESVAEPQAEYEQQEGGSFDLGGDDGDTVTDQDEVDRIQARGKRYRVRGVDVYKLGERRYQLADDGVTMRLVSVEQWVHNQVLELDLDPAQLRTQWARAKSRAVLMEALREADIDVEELPEELGKPDVDPVDLLVSAAWEGLAVVSRDERLTWFRREHGDFLDSFGEQAREVLEAMLVKFAEAGSPQLKVDTLKVPPFDSMGRVVDLTRRFGGPREAREAIDQLAARLLSVV, encoded by the coding sequence ATGGGGATCGATGCGTACCAGTTGAACGAGGACGAGACGTGCAAGCGGTTCGTCCTTCCTGCTCTGCGGGCAGCGGGGTGGAGCGAGAAGCAGATCCGTCCGCAGTACCGGATCAACGACGGCCGGTTGGTACCGACGCGCAGGCGCCACAAGCGAGGGGCGGCGCTCGCCGCCGACTATGTGCTCGAGTACATCCCCGATGTACCGATCGCTGTGGTGGAGGCCAAGCGCTACCGGCTCAGCGAGGAGAACGGGGTGGAACAGGCACGCCGTTACGCGCGCAAGCTGGGCCTGTCCTTCGCGTACGCCACCAACGGCCGCAACATCGTCGAGATCGACTTCAGCGGAGACAGGCCGGCGATTCGTTCTGTCGACCGCTTCCCGTCGCCCGGTGACCTGTGGGCGCGCTTCCTGCGCGATCAGGGTGTCCGTGGCACCGAGGCGGGCGAGGAACTGATGTCGGCGCCGTACGACTACACCCTCCGGAACACCGACAATTCTGTGAAGCGCCCGCGTTACTACCAACGGGTCGCCATCACCCGAGCGCTTGCGGCGCTTGCCCGTGACGAGCGCCGCATCCTGCTGGTACTGGCCACCGGGACGGGCAAGACCATGCTCGCACTCCAGTTGGTGGCCCGGCTCTCCAAGGCTCCGGGGGCCTTCGGCGGACGCAAGCCCCGGGTGCTGTACCTTGCCGACCGCAACATGCTGGTCGACGACCCCAAGGACCGCTACTTCCTGCCGGTCTTCGGCGAGGACGACGTCCACAAGATCGGTGGCGGCGAGGCCAAGCGCGGTCGGAAGATCTACTTCGCGCTCTATCAGTCACTGGAACAGGGGGAGGCCCAGGCCGAGTTGTTCCGGGAGTACGAGCCGGACTACTTCGACCTGGTCATCGTCGACGAGTGTCACAGGGGCAGTGCGAGCAGCGACTCTCGGTGGCGCAAGGTACTGGAGCACTTCAAACCCGCCGTGCAGATCGGGCTGACCGCTACGCCGATCAGGGATAGCGGCAAGAAGACCGACACCTTCGAGTACTTCGGAAACCCCGTCTATACGTATTCGCTCCGAGACGGCATCGAGGACGGTTTCCTCTCGCCCTACCGGGTGCGCAGGGTCCGGCTGAACGTGGACGTGGAGGGCTACCGTCCCGAGCCGGGCAAGAAGGACGTCTACGGCCGGGAGATCCCTGACGATCTCTACGGGCCCAAGGAGTTCGAGCGGGTCATGGTGATCCTGGAGCGGACCGAGACGGCGGCGCACTATCTCATCGACTACCTCCGGAAGAACGCCGAGGACCGCCGGTTGGGCAAGACGCTCGTCTTCTGCGAGAACAACGAGCACGCCGGCCGGATGCGCACCGCGTTGCACAACATCGCCTCTGAGGAGGTCGCCGTCCTGCCGGACTTCGTCAAGCGGATCACCAGTGCCGACGTGTCCGATGCCGGAGAGTCCCTGGAGGAGTTCCGGAAGGCGGACTCCAGCCAGCCGGTCATCGCCGTGACGTCCAAGTTGCTGTCCACCGGTGTGGATCTGCCTGCGGTGCGGAACGTGGTGCTGTTCCGGCGGATGGCCTCCATGCCCGAGTTCAAGCAGGTCATCGGGCGCGGCACCCGGCTGTGTCCGGAGATCGGCAAGGAGTCGTTCGACATCATCGACTTCGTGGAGGCGACCCGGCTCTTCGAGGACAAGGCGTTCGACGGTCCGCCCCTGAAGCTGCTTCAGGAGACGGCTGACGAGCAGGGTGCGCTGGTGGACGTCGAGGACATCACCCCGCCGGCCGAGGAAGCGGGCGACGACGGGGAGTCGGTCGCCGAGCCGCAGGCGGAGTACGAGCAGCAGGAGGGTGGATCGTTCGACCTGGGCGGGGACGACGGCGACACGGTCACCGACCAGGACGAGGTCGATCGCATCCAGGCGCGCGGCAAGCGCTACCGGGTGCGTGGTGTCGATGTCTACAAGCTGGGCGAGCGGCGCTATCAGCTCGCTGACGACGGTGTGACGATGCGGCTGGTGAGCGTCGAGCAGTGGGTGCACAACCAGGTGCTCGAACTGGATCTGGACCCGGCCCAGTTGCGTACCCAGTGGGCACGGGCCAAGAGCCGTGCCGTCCTCATGGAAGCGCTGCGGGAGGCCGACATCGACGTGGAGGAACTGCCGGAGGAACTGGGCAAGCCCGACGTGGACCCGGTGGACTTGCTGGTCAGCGCGGCCTGGGAGGGACTCGCCGTGGTGAGCCGGGACGAGCGGCTGACCTGGTTCCGCCGGGAGCACGGGGATTTCCTGGACTCCTTCGGGGAGCAGGCCCGTGAGGTGCTGGAGGCGATGCTGGTGAAGTTCGCCGAGGCGGGGTCTCCGCAGCTGAAGGTGGACACGCTGAAGGTTCCGCCCTTCGACTCGATGGGCCGTGTGGTGGACCTGACCCGACGGTTCGGTGGTCCCCGCGAGGCGCGCGAGGCCATAGACCAGCTGGCCGCCCGGCTTCTGTCGGTCGTGTAG
- a CDS encoding nucleotidyl transferase AbiEii/AbiGii toxin family protein, with translation MTGRYRDATDLRRALEARLKHDADESGTDLARRRRLVVFDRMAVRLAEDPAGGWVLKGGAAMEFRLTGRARTTKDLDLALRPEDGSDADGDEVRELLIEALSVDLDRDWFRFRVGAPVSLTADTAGRGGWRFSVEAHLAGKLFAGVRVDVVDRGEEIARTERLPLPNSLAFAGTPQRTMEAVDRRQHFAEKLHAFTRDYGDRPNTRVKDLVDLVLLTEDGLPGDAALASSVRHVFTVRGTHDVPVELPDPPPRWRDSYPELARELTTDIPPTLDAALALVRGLWAAALADESR, from the coding sequence GTGACCGGCCGATACCGCGACGCCACGGACCTGCGCCGGGCGCTGGAGGCGCGACTGAAACACGACGCGGACGAGTCCGGCACCGACCTGGCCCGCCGCCGTCGCCTTGTCGTCTTCGATCGCATGGCGGTACGTCTCGCGGAGGACCCGGCCGGCGGCTGGGTCCTCAAGGGCGGTGCGGCGATGGAGTTCCGGCTGACCGGCCGCGCCCGCACCACCAAGGACCTGGATCTGGCCTTGCGACCCGAGGACGGCTCGGACGCTGACGGCGACGAGGTCCGGGAGCTGCTGATCGAGGCCCTGTCCGTCGACCTCGACCGGGACTGGTTCCGCTTCCGTGTCGGTGCGCCCGTCTCGTTGACCGCGGACACGGCAGGGCGGGGCGGCTGGCGGTTCTCCGTCGAGGCCCACCTCGCGGGGAAGCTTTTCGCGGGCGTCCGCGTGGACGTGGTGGACCGGGGCGAGGAGATCGCGCGGACGGAGCGCCTTCCACTTCCCAACTCCCTGGCGTTCGCCGGAACTCCGCAACGGACGATGGAAGCCGTCGACCGCCGCCAGCACTTCGCGGAGAAGCTGCACGCCTTCACCCGCGACTACGGCGACCGTCCTAACACGCGGGTCAAGGACCTGGTGGACCTTGTCCTGCTAACCGAGGACGGCCTGCCGGGGGACGCGGCGCTGGCATCGTCCGTACGACATGTCTTCACCGTCAGGGGGACGCATGACGTCCCGGTCGAGCTCCCCGATCCGCCGCCCCGGTGGCGCGACAGCTACCCGGAGCTGGCGCGGGAGCTGACCACGGACATTCCGCCGACGCTGGACGCGGCACTCGCGCTGGTGCGCGGCCTGTGGGCGGCGGCGCTCGCTGATGAATCACGTTGA
- a CDS encoding ACP S-malonyltransferase codes for MLVLVAPGQGAQTPGFLTPWLDLPGVEDRLRALSTAIDLDLVHYGTNADADEIRDTAIAQPLLVAAGLVSASALGDVAPGAVAGHSVGEITAAVFAGVLDDTAALALVRRRGLAMADAAAITETGMSALLGGDPEVSVAHLEKLGLTPANINGAGQIVAAGTLEQLAALNEDKPEGVRKVVPLKVAGAFHTRHMAPAVESLAKAAAELTPADPTVRYVSNKDGQAVSTGAEILDRLVGQVANPVRWDLCMETFKELGATAIIEVSPGGTLVGLAKRALPGVKTLALKTPDDLDAARELIAEHGVG; via the coding sequence GTGCTCGTACTCGTCGCTCCCGGCCAGGGCGCCCAGACGCCCGGCTTCCTGACTCCCTGGCTCGACCTTCCCGGTGTCGAGGACCGTCTGCGTGCCCTGTCGACGGCCATCGACCTCGACCTGGTGCACTACGGCACGAACGCCGACGCGGACGAGATCCGCGACACCGCGATCGCCCAGCCGCTGCTCGTGGCGGCCGGGCTCGTCTCCGCCTCCGCGCTCGGCGACGTCGCGCCCGGCGCCGTCGCGGGCCACAGCGTCGGCGAGATCACCGCGGCCGTCTTCGCGGGCGTCCTCGACGACACCGCCGCGCTGGCCCTGGTCCGCAGGCGCGGCCTGGCCATGGCCGACGCCGCCGCGATCACCGAGACCGGCATGTCGGCGCTGCTCGGCGGCGACCCCGAGGTCTCCGTGGCGCATCTGGAGAAGCTGGGGCTGACCCCGGCGAACATCAACGGCGCGGGCCAGATCGTCGCCGCGGGCACGCTGGAGCAGCTCGCCGCGCTGAACGAGGACAAGCCGGAGGGCGTCCGCAAGGTCGTCCCGCTGAAGGTCGCCGGCGCGTTCCACACCCGCCACATGGCGCCGGCCGTCGAGTCCTTGGCGAAGGCGGCCGCGGAGCTCACGCCGGCCGACCCGACGGTCCGTTATGTCTCCAACAAGGACGGGCAGGCCGTGTCCACCGGCGCGGAGATCCTGGACCGGCTGGTCGGCCAGGTCGCCAACCCGGTCCGCTGGGACCTGTGCATGGAGACCTTCAAGGAGCTCGGCGCGACCGCGATCATCGAGGTCTCCCCCGGCGGCACCCTGGTCGGCCTCGCCAAGCGCGCCCTGCCCGGCGTGAAGACGCTGGCGCTGAAGACCCCCGACGATCTCGACGCCGCTCGCGAGCTCATCGCCGAGCACGGCGTCGGCTGA
- a CDS encoding pirin family protein: MHVRRADARFRGGDRAAGIDTRHAFSFGPHYDPDNLRFGALIACNEERLAPGAGFDEHPHSHTEIVTWVIEGELTHRDSAGHETRVRPGDVQRLSSAAGVRHVERNDADVPLVFVQMWLAPLDAGGDPAYEIVRGIADSTPYAVPEAGAMLHVRRLGAGERTAVPDGEHVYVHVVRGEVRLDGEKLGPGDAARVTDAKDLEALGVSNAEVLVWEMAAG, encoded by the coding sequence ATGCACGTACGGCGCGCCGACGCGCGCTTTCGGGGCGGGGACCGGGCGGCCGGGATCGACACCCGGCACGCCTTCTCCTTCGGCCCCCACTACGACCCCGACAACCTGCGCTTCGGCGCGCTGATCGCCTGCAACGAGGAACGCCTCGCGCCCGGCGCCGGCTTCGACGAGCATCCGCACAGCCACACCGAGATCGTGACCTGGGTGATCGAGGGGGAACTGACCCACCGCGACTCGGCCGGCCACGAGACGCGGGTCCGCCCCGGCGACGTGCAGCGGCTCAGCTCCGCGGCCGGCGTACGGCACGTGGAGCGCAACGACGCCGACGTCCCGCTGGTCTTCGTGCAGATGTGGCTGGCCCCGCTGGATGCCGGCGGCGACCCGGCCTACGAGATCGTCCGCGGCATCGCCGACTCCACCCCGTACGCCGTCCCCGAGGCCGGCGCGATGCTGCACGTGCGGCGCCTCGGCGCGGGGGAGCGGACGGCGGTCCCGGACGGGGAGCACGTGTACGTGCACGTCGTGCGCGGAGAGGTCCGGCTGGACGGTGAGAAGCTTGGCCCCGGCGACGCGGCCCGCGTCACGGACGCGAAGGACCTCGAGGCGCTGGGGGTCAGCAACGCCGAAGTGCTGGTCTGGGAGATGGCGGCAGGGTGA
- a CDS encoding restriction endonuclease subunit S — protein MNLTDYAVEDVITLVRRPVLPEADAEYREIGIRSFGNGIFHKEPVSGYEIAAKKVFRVKPGDLIFSNVFAWEGAVAHASDAEEGLIGSHRFMTYRVNEEVADPRYLLPYFYGGPGLDVIRQASPGSAGRNRTLGIKTFGAKRISLPGVTEQRRVAGKLDVAAAGMGKIAQKKDHSRILNLQHADSLFYSVEAQVPLSKVLSESSDFVAVDPDSSYQTAGILNRGRGLFKRPVIDGSETKYPRYNRLHKDQFVYSKLFGWEGSLAVVPEEFDGVHVSHEFPTFDINVAVADVEYMTHLARWRGLHEGLKDQGTGMGSRRQRVNVDRLLATEVPLPALSEQRRIARRLSLARKVAEASTGQVEQLATLRRTLLDAAFSGRL, from the coding sequence ATGAATCTCACTGACTATGCCGTGGAGGACGTGATCACCCTGGTTAGGCGGCCAGTTCTTCCAGAGGCAGACGCGGAGTACCGAGAGATCGGAATCCGGTCCTTCGGTAACGGTATCTTTCACAAGGAGCCCGTTTCTGGATACGAAATCGCCGCTAAGAAGGTGTTCAGGGTTAAGCCGGGCGACCTTATTTTCAGCAACGTCTTTGCTTGGGAGGGGGCAGTTGCGCATGCTTCCGATGCTGAGGAAGGCCTGATCGGTTCACATCGGTTCATGACGTACCGGGTGAACGAAGAGGTTGCCGATCCGCGGTACCTACTTCCGTACTTCTATGGAGGGCCCGGGCTGGACGTGATCCGCCAAGCTTCTCCAGGGTCGGCTGGCCGCAACCGAACGCTTGGTATCAAAACCTTTGGCGCAAAGCGAATTTCACTACCCGGCGTGACTGAACAGCGCCGCGTTGCCGGCAAGCTCGACGTGGCCGCGGCAGGTATGGGGAAGATCGCCCAGAAGAAGGATCATTCGCGCATCCTGAACCTTCAACATGCGGATTCCCTGTTCTATTCTGTTGAGGCACAGGTACCCCTGTCTAAGGTGCTGTCGGAGAGCAGCGACTTCGTTGCTGTTGACCCCGACTCTAGCTATCAGACCGCTGGCATCCTCAACCGAGGGCGTGGACTGTTTAAGAGGCCGGTAATAGACGGTAGTGAAACGAAGTATCCGCGTTACAACAGGCTGCACAAGGACCAGTTCGTATACAGCAAGCTGTTTGGATGGGAGGGTTCTCTTGCTGTGGTTCCCGAGGAATTTGACGGGGTCCACGTCTCACACGAATTTCCGACATTCGATATCAACGTGGCAGTCGCCGACGTGGAATACATGACTCACCTGGCACGTTGGCGCGGGCTTCACGAAGGTCTCAAGGACCAAGGTACGGGTATGGGTTCTCGGCGGCAGCGGGTGAACGTTGATCGTCTGCTTGCTACCGAAGTCCCCCTTCCTGCTCTCTCGGAGCAGCGGCGCATCGCCAGGCGGCTCTCCCTCGCTCGCAAGGTGGCCGAAGCCAGCACCGGGCAGGTGGAGCAGCTGGCTACCCTCCGCCGTACCCTGCTCGACGCCGCCTTCTCCGGGCGGCTGTAG
- a CDS encoding PucR family transcriptional regulator: MPEPETSHPEPAAHAVHSHPATLKRLVKSSGSLAAQAIARMDETLPWYRAMPPENRSWIGLVAQAGIAAFTEWFRHPDAPQAISTDVFGTAPRELTRAITLRQTVEMVRTTIEVMESAIDEVAAPGDENVLREALLVYAREIAFATAQVYAQAAEARGAWDARLESLVVNAVLSGEADEGAVSRAAALGWNSPEHVCVVLGTAPDGDSELTVEAIRRASRHSKLQVLTGVLGSRLVVIAGGSDNPLAVAKSLIGPFAAGPVVAGPVVPDLLAATRSAQAAAAGLKACSAWQDAPRPVLADDLLPERAIAGDPGAREQLVEEIYRPLEEAGSALLETLSVYLEQASSLEGAARMLFVHPNTVRYRLRRVTDVTGWSPSDVRSAFTLRIALILGRLVDGDPQS, encoded by the coding sequence GTGCCCGAACCCGAAACCAGTCATCCCGAACCCGCGGCGCACGCCGTCCACTCCCACCCCGCGACGCTGAAGCGGCTGGTGAAGTCCTCCGGGAGCCTCGCCGCCCAGGCCATCGCGAGGATGGACGAGACACTGCCGTGGTACCGGGCGATGCCACCGGAGAACCGTTCCTGGATCGGGCTGGTCGCCCAGGCGGGCATCGCCGCCTTCACCGAGTGGTTCCGGCACCCGGACGCCCCGCAGGCCATCTCCACGGACGTGTTCGGCACGGCGCCGCGCGAGCTGACCCGGGCCATCACGCTGCGGCAGACGGTGGAGATGGTGCGCACCACCATCGAGGTCATGGAGTCCGCGATCGACGAGGTCGCGGCCCCCGGTGACGAGAACGTGCTGCGCGAGGCGCTGCTGGTGTACGCCCGGGAGATCGCGTTCGCCACCGCCCAGGTCTACGCCCAGGCCGCCGAGGCCCGCGGCGCCTGGGACGCCCGGCTCGAGTCGCTCGTCGTGAACGCCGTGCTGAGCGGCGAGGCCGACGAGGGAGCCGTGAGCCGGGCCGCCGCGCTCGGCTGGAACTCGCCGGAGCACGTCTGCGTCGTCCTCGGCACCGCCCCGGACGGCGACTCCGAACTGACCGTGGAGGCCATCCGGCGGGCCTCGCGGCACTCCAAGCTCCAGGTGCTCACCGGGGTCCTCGGCTCCCGGCTGGTGGTGATCGCCGGCGGCAGCGACAACCCGCTGGCCGTCGCCAAGTCCCTCATCGGGCCGTTCGCCGCCGGCCCGGTGGTGGCCGGGCCCGTCGTGCCCGACCTGCTCGCCGCGACCCGGTCCGCACAGGCCGCCGCGGCCGGGCTCAAGGCGTGTTCCGCCTGGCAGGACGCACCCCGGCCGGTCCTGGCGGACGATCTCCTCCCGGAGCGCGCGATCGCCGGCGATCCCGGCGCGCGTGAGCAGTTGGTGGAGGAGATCTACAGACCGCTGGAGGAGGCGGGGTCGGCGCTCCTGGAGACGCTCTCCGTATATCTCGAACAGGCGTCCAGTCTCGAAGGGGCCGCCCGGATGCTCTTCGTGCATCCGAACACCGTGCGCTACCGGCTTCGACGTGTGACTGACGTCACCGGCTGGTCGCCTTCGGATGTACGCTCCGCGTTCACGCTCCGGATCGCGCTGATCTTGGGGCGTCTGGTCGACGGAGATCCTCAGAGCTAG